A region from the Leptospirillum ferriphilum ML-04 genome encodes:
- a CDS encoding ArsR/SmtB family transcription factor has product MNDKEAISLFDALAQESRLAIFRLLVRGGSQGMNASTLSVRLSIPPPTLSFHLRTLCQCGLVEVQRKGRFMIYRANISLVTELTGFLLENCCAESPGEPCLSPEVVQDRNQKVQEVP; this is encoded by the coding sequence ATGAACGACAAAGAAGCCATCTCCCTGTTTGATGCTCTGGCACAGGAATCCCGACTGGCAATCTTCCGGCTTCTGGTCCGGGGGGGATCACAGGGGATGAATGCCTCGACGTTGTCCGTTCGCCTGTCGATTCCTCCTCCCACCTTGTCCTTTCATCTGAGAACACTGTGTCAATGCGGACTGGTGGAGGTTCAACGAAAAGGAAGATTCATGATTTACAGGGCCAACATATCCCTTGTCACAGAACTGACGGGATTCCTGCTGGAAAATTGCTGCGCGGAAAGTCCGGGTGAACCCTGTCTTTCCCCGGAGGTTGTCCAGGACAGGAACCAAAAAGTGCAGGAGGTCCCATGA